The Gemmata palustris genome includes a region encoding these proteins:
- a CDS encoding prenyltransferase/squalene oxidase repeat-containing protein: MRYTYFVLLLCAAPGTAADFPQPAPTRSDEPLAKQFSPAKAAEYLDGVGVNWTRDRNCITCHTNMPYLTARPLLKGDAGWREVRKYLEADVTSWSAGGKPKGEAYIVATAFALAFNDAQQTGTLHTTTKTALDRMWTVQRTTGDWKWLKCDWPPLEHDDYYGAVLAALAVGYAPGDYVKTEAAKAGVEKLKAYLKKTPAPDLHHTAMLLWASTKLDGLLTAEEQKKAVASLRAKQRKDGGWSLPSLGEYKRRDENKTPNDPGADSDGYGTGFVTFVLLQAGAKPNDPAITSATKWLKANQRASGRWYTRSLNNDKAHYIANAGTAFCVLALSEAGEKVNK, translated from the coding sequence GTGCGATACACCTACTTCGTTCTCTTACTGTGCGCGGCACCGGGCACAGCGGCCGACTTCCCCCAACCCGCGCCCACGCGGTCCGACGAGCCGCTCGCGAAACAGTTCTCCCCCGCGAAGGCCGCCGAGTACCTCGACGGGGTCGGCGTGAACTGGACCCGCGACCGCAACTGCATTACGTGCCACACTAATATGCCCTACCTGACCGCCCGCCCACTGCTGAAGGGCGACGCGGGCTGGAGGGAGGTGCGCAAGTACCTCGAAGCCGATGTCACGAGCTGGTCCGCCGGCGGGAAGCCGAAGGGCGAGGCGTACATCGTGGCAACAGCATTTGCGCTCGCGTTTAACGACGCGCAGCAAACCGGCACGCTTCACACCACAACCAAAACTGCCCTCGATCGCATGTGGACGGTCCAGCGCACGACCGGCGACTGGAAGTGGTTGAAGTGCGACTGGCCGCCCCTCGAACATGATGACTACTACGGCGCGGTACTCGCCGCGCTCGCAGTCGGCTACGCGCCCGGCGACTACGTCAAAACCGAAGCGGCAAAAGCCGGTGTCGAGAAACTGAAGGCGTACCTGAAGAAGACCCCGGCGCCCGACCTCCACCACACCGCGATGCTGCTCTGGGCTTCGACAAAACTCGACGGCCTGCTCACGGCCGAAGAGCAGAAGAAAGCGGTCGCGTCGCTCCGAGCGAAGCAGCGCAAGGACGGCGGGTGGTCGCTCCCGTCACTGGGCGAGTACAAGCGGCGCGACGAAAACAAGACCCCGAACGACCCGGGCGCGGACAGTGACGGCTACGGCACCGGCTTTGTCACGTTCGTGCTCCTTCAGGCCGGTGCTAAACCGAACGACCCCGCGATCACGAGCGCGACGAAGTGGCTGAAGGCCAACCAGCGCGCGAGCGGCCGGTGGTACACGCGCTCGCTGAACAACGATAAGGCCCACTACATCGCCAACGCCGGGACCGCGTTCTGCGTACTGGCTCTGAGCGAAGCCGGCGAGAAAGTGAACAAGTAG
- a CDS encoding Gfo/Idh/MocA family protein, with amino-acid sequence MSLFNRREFVHRSALIAAAAAAGSVGRAEDKPAAAKAKAQADKLRVAVVGVHGRGMSHVSGFLGKNNCEITTVCDCDEAVIGNAMRAIEGKQGKAPQYEKDIRKVIENKDIDVVSIATPNHWHALMAVWAMQNGKDVYVEKPATHNVHEGAIMSAAARKYKRICQVGTQSRSNPGMRDAIAYVRSGKLGTVDLAIGLCYKPRKSIGDVGLKTGEQKPPATMDYDLWCGPAPLKMPKRNNPNDKYGTVHYNWHWMWDTGNGDLGNQGVHEMDKARWGLGKTTMPNSVFSAGGRFAYTDDGETANTQLCVFDYTDAKMIFEVRGLETKDYKGAKVGNIWVGTEGYVVCPNYAGGIAYDKAGKEVTRFGWGKDNKGKEAFIGDDQHHFDNFVKAVRSRKAEDLNCEVAEGHLSASLCHLANISYRLGAEQAIGKDTKVSGDKNVNEFFATMLAHLKANKVDVDGAVGRFGPTLSIDTKTEKFLGRDKALADRANAMLFREYRKGFELKEIA; translated from the coding sequence ATGAGTCTCTTCAACCGACGCGAGTTCGTTCACCGTTCCGCCCTCATCGCTGCTGCCGCGGCTGCCGGTTCGGTGGGCCGCGCCGAAGACAAGCCCGCCGCGGCCAAAGCGAAGGCACAGGCCGACAAACTGCGGGTCGCGGTGGTGGGTGTCCACGGGCGCGGGATGAGCCACGTGTCCGGGTTCCTCGGCAAGAACAACTGCGAAATCACCACCGTCTGCGACTGCGACGAGGCCGTTATCGGGAACGCGATGCGGGCCATTGAGGGCAAGCAGGGCAAGGCCCCGCAGTACGAAAAGGACATCCGCAAGGTTATCGAGAACAAGGACATTGACGTGGTGTCGATCGCGACGCCGAACCACTGGCACGCGCTCATGGCGGTGTGGGCCATGCAGAACGGCAAGGACGTGTACGTCGAGAAGCCCGCGACGCACAACGTCCACGAAGGCGCGATCATGAGCGCCGCGGCCCGGAAGTACAAACGCATCTGCCAGGTCGGTACCCAGAGCCGCAGCAACCCGGGCATGCGCGACGCGATCGCCTACGTCCGCAGCGGCAAACTCGGGACGGTCGATCTCGCGATCGGGCTTTGCTACAAGCCGCGCAAGAGCATCGGGGACGTGGGGCTGAAGACCGGCGAGCAGAAGCCCCCCGCGACGATGGACTACGACCTCTGGTGCGGCCCCGCCCCGCTCAAGATGCCGAAGCGCAACAACCCGAACGACAAGTACGGCACGGTCCATTACAACTGGCACTGGATGTGGGACACCGGCAACGGCGACCTCGGCAACCAGGGCGTCCACGAAATGGACAAGGCCCGCTGGGGCCTCGGCAAAACGACCATGCCGAACAGCGTGTTCAGCGCCGGCGGGCGCTTCGCGTACACCGACGACGGCGAAACCGCCAACACGCAACTGTGCGTGTTCGACTACACCGACGCGAAAATGATCTTCGAGGTGCGTGGGCTGGAGACGAAGGACTACAAGGGTGCAAAGGTCGGGAACATCTGGGTCGGCACCGAGGGCTACGTGGTGTGCCCGAACTACGCCGGCGGGATCGCTTACGACAAGGCCGGCAAGGAAGTCACGCGCTTCGGTTGGGGTAAGGACAACAAGGGCAAGGAGGCGTTCATCGGCGACGACCAGCACCACTTCGACAACTTCGTGAAGGCGGTGCGCAGCCGCAAGGCCGAGGACCTGAACTGTGAGGTCGCCGAAGGTCACCTCTCCGCGTCGCTGTGCCACCTCGCGAACATCAGCTACCGGCTCGGCGCTGAACAAGCCATCGGCAAGGACACGAAGGTGAGCGGCGACAAGAACGTGAACGAGTTCTTCGCCACGATGCTGGCCCATTTGAAAGCGAACAAGGTCGATGTGGACGGCGCGGTGGGGCGCTTCGGGCCGACGCTTTCCATTGACACGAAAACGGAGAAGTTCCTTGGCCGCGACAAGGCGCTCGCGGACCGGGCCAACGCGATGCTGTTCCGCGAGTACCGCAAGGGCTTCGAGTTGAAGGAGATCGCGTAA